The following are encoded in a window of Roseimaritima ulvae genomic DNA:
- a CDS encoding four-helix bundle copper-binding protein has product MCRLCAEACEWCAEQCGAHDHDHCRECAEACRKCVETCQQMAA; this is encoded by the coding sequence ATCTGCCGTCTCTGTGCCGAGGCTTGCGAGTGGTGTGCCGAGCAATGCGGGGCGCACGATCATGATCACTGCCGCGAATGCGCCGAAGCCTGCCGGAAATGTGTAGAGACTTGTCAGCAAATGGCCGCCTAA